One stretch of Hyalangium gracile DNA includes these proteins:
- a CDS encoding ABC transporter ATP-binding protein — translation MIQVVDLHKTFGEHKVLTGINLTIPEGSTCVILGGSGSGKTVLMKHMIGLLKPDQGQVLIDGEDIVPLGDVELERVRRKFGMVFQAAALFDSMNVFENVAFPLREHRKELPEEQVRQIVRSKLDLMGLPVSVESKFPADLSGGMRKRVGLARAVILDPKIVLYDEPTTGLDPITTDYVDEMILEAQAQLKVTSVVISHDIASAFNVGNYIAFLSKGLIIEFGPPEQLRNSENPVVQKFLQTWFGKN, via the coding sequence ATGATCCAGGTCGTCGACCTGCACAAGACGTTCGGCGAGCACAAGGTGCTCACGGGCATCAACCTCACCATCCCCGAGGGCAGCACGTGCGTCATCCTCGGCGGCTCGGGCTCCGGCAAGACGGTGCTGATGAAGCACATGATCGGCCTGCTCAAGCCGGACCAGGGCCAGGTGCTCATCGACGGAGAGGACATCGTCCCGCTGGGGGACGTGGAGCTGGAGCGGGTGCGCCGCAAGTTCGGCATGGTGTTCCAGGCCGCGGCGCTCTTCGACTCGATGAACGTGTTCGAGAACGTGGCCTTCCCGCTGCGCGAGCACCGCAAGGAGCTGCCCGAGGAGCAGGTGCGGCAGATCGTCCGCTCCAAGCTGGACCTGATGGGCCTGCCCGTCTCCGTGGAGTCCAAGTTCCCGGCGGATCTGTCCGGTGGCATGCGCAAGCGCGTGGGCCTGGCGCGCGCGGTCATCCTGGATCCGAAGATCGTCCTCTATGACGAGCCCACCACGGGCCTGGATCCCATCACCACGGACTACGTGGACGAGATGATCCTGGAGGCGCAGGCCCAGCTGAAGGTGACCAGCGTCGTCATCAGCCACGACATCGCCTCGGCCTTCAACGTGGGCAACTACATCGCCTTCCTGTCCAAGGGCCTCATCATCGAATTCGGACCTCCGGAGCAGCTGCGCAACTCCGAGAACCCCGTGGTCCAGAAGTTCCTGCAGACATGGTTCGGGAAGAACTAG